One genomic window of Thermococcus sp. includes the following:
- a CDS encoding CDC48 family AAA ATPase, translated as MIFGKGEEKTGEIKLRVAEALKRDVGRGIARFDRKYQRQLGVEPGDVIELVGERTTAAIVANPHPDDRGLDIVRMDGYIRRNAGVSIGDYITVKKAEVVEAKKVTLAPAQKGVFLQIPGEMVKGNLLGRPLVKGDLVVASSQSETGFYGGSPFDDLIRNLFPSMPLGFGELKFVVVNTIPKGIVQITYNTEVEVLPQAVEVREEAIPEVTYEDIGGLSDAIQKIREMVELPLKHPELFERLGIEPPKGVLLYGPPGTGKTLLAKAVANEANAHFIAINGPEIMSKFYGESEERLREIFKEAEENAPSIIFIDEIDAIAPKREEVVGEVEKRVVSQLLTLMDGLKGRGKVIVIAATNRPDALDPALRRPGRFDREIEVGVPDKQGRKEILQIHTRGMPLEPGYDKATVIRILKTLLERESFDRKKIESTLSSIETATSEEEIMDLLRKDGEVYTEVRLRLIDRMLDEIAEKTHGFVGADLAALAREAAMTVLRRLIKEGKISPEHEKIPSEVLQELRVRKSDFYEALKMVEPSALREVLIEVPNVRWDDVGGLEEVKGELREAVEWPLKYPKAFQRLGISPPRGILLYGPPGTGKTLLAKAVANESEANFIGIRGPEVLSKWVGESEKRVREIFRKARQAAPTVVFIDEIDSIAPARGSEGDRVTDRLINQLLTEMDGIQENSGVVIIAATNRPDILDPALLRPGRFDRLILVPAPDEKARLEIL; from the coding sequence ATGATTTTTGGTAAGGGTGAAGAAAAGACCGGTGAGATAAAGCTACGCGTTGCTGAGGCTTTGAAGAGGGACGTTGGAAGGGGGATCGCCAGATTCGACAGGAAATACCAGCGTCAGCTCGGTGTTGAACCTGGTGACGTGATCGAGCTCGTGGGTGAAAGAACCACGGCCGCGATAGTGGCCAACCCCCATCCGGACGACCGTGGACTGGACATAGTCAGGATGGACGGGTACATCAGAAGGAACGCAGGGGTGAGCATCGGCGACTACATAACCGTCAAGAAGGCAGAGGTGGTGGAGGCCAAGAAGGTAACCCTCGCACCGGCCCAAAAGGGAGTTTTTCTCCAGATACCAGGAGAGATGGTCAAGGGGAACCTCCTGGGAAGGCCGCTGGTAAAGGGTGACCTTGTGGTGGCGAGCAGCCAGAGCGAAACCGGTTTCTACGGGGGTTCCCCTTTTGACGACCTCATCCGCAACCTCTTCCCGTCAATGCCTCTCGGGTTTGGTGAGCTCAAGTTCGTTGTGGTGAACACGATCCCAAAGGGGATAGTCCAGATAACGTACAACACAGAGGTGGAGGTCCTCCCGCAGGCCGTTGAGGTTAGGGAGGAGGCGATCCCGGAGGTTACTTACGAGGATATCGGCGGCCTTAGCGACGCGATTCAGAAGATCCGCGAGATGGTCGAGCTCCCGCTTAAGCACCCGGAGCTCTTCGAACGCCTTGGCATCGAGCCGCCAAAGGGGGTTCTCCTCTATGGCCCGCCGGGAACGGGTAAGACGCTCCTGGCCAAAGCCGTCGCCAACGAGGCTAATGCGCACTTCATAGCCATCAACGGGCCCGAGATAATGAGCAAGTTCTACGGTGAGAGCGAGGAGCGTCTGAGGGAGATCTTCAAAGAGGCCGAGGAGAACGCTCCTAGCATCATTTTCATAGATGAAATCGATGCGATAGCACCCAAGAGAGAGGAGGTTGTTGGAGAAGTGGAAAAACGCGTTGTCAGCCAGTTGCTCACCCTCATGGACGGCCTTAAAGGCCGCGGGAAGGTCATAGTCATCGCCGCCACCAACAGACCGGATGCCCTCGACCCGGCCCTGAGGAGGCCCGGGCGCTTTGACAGGGAGATTGAAGTCGGCGTTCCCGACAAGCAGGGCAGGAAAGAGATACTCCAGATACACACCAGAGGAATGCCTCTGGAACCAGGCTACGACAAAGCCACAGTCATCCGCATCCTGAAAACCCTTCTGGAGCGGGAGAGCTTTGATAGAAAAAAAATTGAAAGCACGTTGAGCTCCATCGAAACGGCCACCTCCGAGGAGGAGATTATGGACCTGCTGAGAAAAGACGGTGAGGTGTACACCGAGGTAAGGCTCCGGCTCATCGATAGGATGCTGGACGAGATAGCCGAAAAGACCCACGGCTTCGTGGGGGCGGATCTGGCCGCGCTCGCCAGGGAGGCCGCTATGACGGTACTCAGGAGACTCATAAAGGAAGGCAAGATAAGCCCAGAACACGAAAAGATACCCTCGGAGGTTCTTCAGGAGCTACGTGTCAGGAAGTCCGACTTCTACGAGGCGTTGAAGATGGTAGAACCTAGCGCCCTCAGGGAAGTGCTGATAGAGGTTCCGAACGTTCGCTGGGATGACGTTGGAGGGCTGGAGGAGGTTAAGGGAGAACTGAGGGAAGCCGTTGAATGGCCACTAAAATATCCAAAAGCATTCCAGAGACTCGGGATAAGTCCTCCAAGAGGGATCCTCCTCTACGGACCGCCGGGAACGGGTAAGACCCTGCTCGCAAAGGCCGTTGCCAACGAGAGTGAGGCCAACTTCATTGGAATCCGCGGGCCCGAAGTATTGAGCAAGTGGGTGGGCGAGAGCGAGAAACGGGTGAGGGAGATATTCAGGAAGGCGAGGCAGGCAGCACCAACTGTGGTCTTCATCGACGAGATAGACTCAATAGCACCTGCAAGGGGCAGTGAGGGAGACAGAGTCACGGACAGGCTCATCAACCAGTTGCTGACAGAGATGGATGGAATCCAGGAGAACAGCGGAGTCGTCATCATAGCCGCAACGAACAGGCCGGACATCTTGGACCCGGCCCTGCTGAGACCCGGAAGGTTCGACAGGCTCATACTCGTTCCAGCACCAGACGAGAAGGCCAGACTGGAGATACTCAG